Genomic window (Vitis riparia cultivar Riparia Gloire de Montpellier isolate 1030 chromosome 4, EGFV_Vit.rip_1.0, whole genome shotgun sequence):
aaataagtaagaatgaatttttcataattctaaaataatggaatttgggAGGCCAATTCattaaattgggctttggtggaggccctacatatgagttttttcttctgattgtcaactattatgcttaatgaatattgtttgatatttttcttgttttatgcatatgatatattttgtattcattattatcCACTAACTATGTTTCATGATAACGTTTTATTACCTATTGCCAAGGTACGCTCTCATtctcactctcactctcactttgtttatttattcgttaTCATAACTTGcttttgatttattatcattttagtaTTCATCgatctcctagttaattgtcatactTGTCTCATCTTATTTAGAATAAACTCGTTTTTAAggggtttagaggggtgttatggtGTTTACCGTACATCTCCAATAAATAATCTAACCTCCGAacccatatttattttttcacataccgtctttttctaaataagaagtcacacttaaagtttttatttttattttattttatttttaaaaataaaataaaaataagtgataattacaagtcattttctaaaaaaataaatcattttcacatAAAAAGTGAGTTTCACCGTTGAATGAGAATGCATCGTGCGTCCACACTTACATTTCCAATTTCGAAAGTCTCCACGAGGCTTTGTAGATGATGATTCTGGTTCATTGCTCACTTTCAAGTTACCAGACTTCCATGGATGAACGTCACCACCAATACCACTTCATCCATGGGAAAGGGCTCCTAGATCCCTTCCCCTTTTTGACCATTCCATTTTGTTTGGGTCTGTAATTAACTTAGCTGTTTGTCCTTTTATTCAACACATGCTACCGTTCCATGCTCAAACAAATTGGATAAGGATAATGATAGACATTAAACTAAGAATACGGGGAGGATAGTTTTGGATACTCCTGTCGGTGGATATCGATGGCATGGGCTCCACATATTTGTATCATACGGCATAAATGTTCATCCTACCATACCACCAACCTCAGTACCACCTTTAGGATATTCATGGCATGCCCTCGTGCTGCAACCGTCACTGTGTTGGACTACATTTAATAATGCTTTCTGCTCAACAAACTTATTTGACAGACGGTAGTTTTAGCcatcttccaaaaaaaattctaattttatatatacttattttaaaaaaataaacgtGTTTAAAAATCGGGATGTTTTAAAGAGAATGATATTTACTCGAGAGGAAATGAATTATAATAAATGGTATGAGAATCAATTTCCGATCCTGATCCTAATCCTGATCCTTCCTTGTGTCACAATACCAATATGTGACCCTTGTCGTCCACAAGGTATGTGTCCCTTTACTCGTTACCAAATGttgaaattaattatcatatatggAATAGACAGCTCATCTCACAGTTCATGTTGGTGATACAAAATTAGCTTCATGGGATTGTTCTCCAAAGGTGTTTATCCActagaaataataattactcACTTTATGGACTAAAATATTATGACTTAGTAAATTAATGACTTTGAAGACTTGCAGTTGCTTGTGGTCTGTCACTCTGTAAAatgtcttttccttttgtttcacaGATTCCAATGTTAAAATCAAgtttgttttttcccttttcttttcgtGCTCGTTGTACTTTAATGGGGAGTGTTGACAAATCTGCAGAAGGCAATAATATTTATGGTAAGCAAGCTAGGTGGGCCGGCTGGCAAAGGGCAAAGGAGAAACCAATGCCCATTTGTCACTATTGAAGAAATGTCAACAGTCTCACCCGATCACATCGACAGCTTTTATCAGTCACTGGGTGTATAAATGGGATGCAAACTCCATGGGTATTGGTTGAAGGGATAAGGGTTTTGAGATATGGGTTCAGCTCCAGCTTCTGCTTTTCTCTGCATATTTGTTGTTCTCTGCTCATATGTGACAGTTAATGGCGGTTATATCAAGTACAATACTGGAGCTGGGATTTTTGAAGGCAAATTGAATGTCCATTTGGTTCCACATTCACATGACGATGTGGGGTGGCTGAAGACAATTGATCAGTACTATGTGGGATCAAATAACAGTATTCAGGTTATTGATTGTTCTTTTGGGTGTGATTTTTGTAGGGTTTTTAGATTGTAGCTATGGTGAATTGTGTATTTTCTTGGTGATCTTGTGCAGGGCGCTTGTGTTGAGAATGTGTTGGACTCGGTTGTGGAGTCATTGCTTCGGaaccaaaatagaaaatttgtgTTTGCTGAGATGGTAAACCCACAAATtgcctctctttttttttttttctggtatTCATGTTTGGATTGACTGTACATGCCATTGACTTTAATTTGGGTTTGATGAAGTCACAAATTTGCTTTAATTGGTGATTAGCTTGGTTGATTTATAAGCAAAGCAATTTACTAAAATCAAGTTCTGAGAAAACACCAATGGGAAGTCAATGGAGAAATCAAGGCAAATTGTATACTGTTCCAATCATATCTGCATTGGCAATCTGTTTCTCTAACTCAATATCGTTTCCTAACATTGTTTAATGTGAATATGGATAGGCTTTTTTCAGTAGATGGTGGTATGAACAAAGTGAGGAAATACAAGAAACAGTAGGAAAACTTGTAGATGGTGGCCAGTTGGAATTCATGTATGCAGTTAGTAAAGCTGCTTGTCATATGTTTTCGTGATTGGTAGCCTTTATGTTCTCATGGGCACATGCTAATAGATAGATGCATCTTTGCCCTCAGAAATGGTGGTTGGTGCATGCATGATGAGGCTACAGTCCATTACATTGACATGATTGACCAGACAACCCTAGGTCATCGCTTGATAAAGAAGGCGTTCAACAAGGCTCCTCGAGCTGGATGGCAGATTGATCCATTTGGACACTCTGCAGTTCAAGCTTACCTTCTCGGGGCTGAGgtacaaaatttataatactcAATACAGTGaacactttttgttttttagaaacatGATTATGCTCTTTAGTATGTTATaccaatttaatcaatttttctgGTTCCATTATACTCTGTTGCAAGCTATACACTTGATCATTACTTATGATGaatgttttcatttctttctgtTTTCCAAGGATTGAcacttgatttattttattgaattgatTGTGTAGCTCGGCTTTGATTCTGTGCATTTTGCTAGAATTGATTACCAAGACAGAGCAAAGCGCAAGGAGGATAAATCTCTTGAAGTAATATGGCGTGGGTCAAAAACCTTTGGTTCCACATCTCAGGTTTGAACTGCAACTTCTGCTATGCTCCtggattttttcttcttaaatggTTGGTGACTTCAGTGTTTACATGTGGGGCCTCTGCAGATATTCACAAATGCGTTTCCTGTTCATTATAGTCCTCCAAATGGTTTCGGTTTTGAAATCGATGATTTCTCCATACCTGTCCAGGTTTGTTCAATGAGAATGAGATGTTGCAATGTTATGATGTTTCTTATTGACTAAATCCCTTCATCTGGTACATGTTGAAACTGCAGGATAATCCACATCTATTTGACTACAATGTTGAACAGCGAGTTAATGATTTTGTTGCTGCAGCTTTAGTCCAAGTAAACTCTTAgcttccataattttttatgtattttttacaGCTCCTAATGAGAGTAATGTTAGCCATACATATAGCTGACATGAAGTTCATAAGCAAAAATTTGTAACTTCCATCACCCTCATGTACAGGCAAATGTGACACGGACAGACCATATTATGTGGACAATGGGGGATGATTTCCAGTACCAATATGCTGAGACCTGGTTCAAGCAGATGGACAAACTAATTCATTATGTTAACAAGGTAAGAAGTTTTaggatgaaaattaaattcatctACCTTCTGGCCTTTACTAACTTGCAGCATTCAAGCTACTTAAGATTAATGGCCTTGAAACTTCTGGCAGGGGCACTTTGTTCTGGTTGAGAACAGGGGTagaacaagtttttttttttcttcttttgggggGTGGGTGGGGGAGCGTATGGGAGAACGAGGAGGCTCATGGTTGTCTTGGCAGGGTGACTTAACATGAGCTTCACAATATATTATACCACCTGTATTTTGTGATTCAATCAGTATGTATAGCCCAGAAATGGTGTTTGCCTTGtttaagaaagaaattatgCATCTCATGGAGCTCATGTTGAGGCAACTCTAGGAAGCCAACTTTACAAGATAGTTTTGAACAATAACCCTAGGAAAAGTGGCAATATAGCTTTCAGAACCTGTGGAGTTCACCCAAAAACAATTGAAGGGACAGTTTTCCTAGGTTTTAAAAGCTGTATGGCTACTTTCCCTATGGTGATTGTACATAACCATTATCTTGAATGATTGAATTCCTAGAGTTTCAGTATCGAATATTATCATGATGATGCAGAACTTGAAGTGAGTGCTTAATCCCTGGGAAAAGTGGCCATACATTTCCAGTTTAAAAGCCATGTGGCCACTTGATTTTTGGTATCACACATTATCTTGTCGATGCAGAAACCATTAAACTCACTTTGCTCCTTCAGTCTATTCCTGAAGTACGCCCAGACAGTTACTATCAAGATTTTTTAAGTTAGCCTTTAGATCATGACTTCttttttggtcatttgatgcattttgtttatatataatatgtacATTTTGAATGAGTTTCGTTTTCACAGGATGGTCGGGTGAATGCATTGTATTCTACTCCATCCATGTATGTTGATGCAAAACATGCAACAAATGAAGAATGGCCACTCAAAACTCATGACTATTTCCCGTGAGCATTActtaattctttatttatttttttgtggatATGGAAACATAGTGGGAATAGTTTTATTGACCTAATATGTTGTAAACTATGGTTGTCTAACTGTTGCCTACAGATATGCAGACAGGATAAATGCTTATTGGACTGGATATTTTACTAGTCGCCCAGCTTTGAAGCGATATGTTCGAATGCTAAGTGGATATTATTTGGTATGATATGAGTCACATTGTCTTCAGAGTTATATTAAGCTAGAATGTTGAAGGGAGAAGCTCTTTCTGATCTATTCTGTATACTTGCTATACTCGCCACAAAGAATGTTTAAAATGTTCCATAAGAAAGTCCATTAATGAAGACATATGGTCACAAAATTGGGTTTTACATCCATATTGAGCACAAAGTACCAGATTTAGTCACTGGTTATGTTCCATGTGGACAGGGGATGCATCTTCCTACTACTTGGTCATGGATGACACTCGTTAATCTGTTTGTGATCTTTGTGTATGCCTTGAGTTTTAGTAATATATAGAATTGAAAcagttttctttttgtgtaaAATAGGCAGCACGCCAGCTTGAATTCCTGGCTGGAAGGAGCTTGACTGGTCCCAACACTTTTAGTTTGGGGGATGCTTTAGGAATTGCACAGCACCATGATGCTGTAACTGGTACTGCTAAACAACACACAACAAATGACTATGCAAAGCGCCTGGCAATTGGGGCTTCTGAGGTTGGCTGCTCTGCCTGCAAACTTAACCTTGTGGtttctgtttcttttcctcttgcATTATGTTACTTATTCTAGACCaaacttttaattaatattctttGAAACACAATAACTTTTCATAGACAGAAGCCACTGTGAATTCAGCTCTTTCATGCATAGCTAGTAAAAACTCAGGTCAATGTGCAGCATCCACATCGTCATTTAGCCAGGTAATTATTTCACATATTTTCCTTTGTTCACATGGCTACATGGGTGTTGAATTTGTGACTGCTAAAGTACTTGTGCCATGAaacaagaagatgcattttttGAATTGCATAAACTGCAATCATAAGCTTATGTCATGCTACAGTTTTGTATATAACCGTGTGCACGTGACTTacaaaaggaaaatgtaagTAAGATATATTTGGAACACCACAATCTGAAAATAATGCACCTCCAAGCATTATTGGTGGTGACTATCCTCGATTTTCATGTTTGGCCTGGCATGATTTGACGTCGTACCCCCCCATGAATCGAACCAGATCGAAACATTCAGCTGTCGACGGACAAACTTTGCCGAAACGTCGACCGCAAACGAAGGATGGCCAGGCCCCGGTTCCCAGGGTTAGAGTATTCCCTATTCAGGTAGGGCTCAGAGGGGACACATGGccccccaaaaaaataaaaaaattagccTGCAAAATGAGGTATTGATCCTATGACCTCAGTTTTGAAAGAGAAACAAACAAACTGGTGAGCCAAACATTGCTTTTTGGCTCATATTTGCGCCTTCCCCCGTAACTAAACTCTGTCCTTTGCCCCGGATCCCATTTCTAGTTCCACCCCTGCCAAGCATTCATGGTGCAATAggtgtttttatttcaagtatGTGTCAGTTATTTGCATTGTTGGGCAATTATGCCCACTAAACCACTCAAGCTGATCCCCATTAATTTAATGATGttatcccctttttttttttgctggtTAAAATCTTCAACAGTGCCAATTACTCAACATAAGTTTCTGTCCACCAACTGAGGAAGATATTCCAGAAGGGAAGAGTTTGgtaattttcctatttttctggATCCATGGTTAATAGTTAAAATTTCTCTTAAATATTTctccattatttttaaatgtttaatttcAGGTTGTAGTGGCATATAATCCTCTTGGATGGAAGCGTACTGACTTTGTGAGGATACCGGTGCGTGAATGCTTGTCTTTGCTTTGCCCATCTTAGAGCAAGAGagttatattttttctttttctttttctttttaatcttcttttccTCTGTATGTGtgaattaaatatgatattttctctTCAATACCTGAAAGTGATATTTCCCATAGGTCAATGATTCTGACTTTGTTGTCCAAGATTCTACTGGCAACACGATTGAGGCACAATATCTTAAGGTGGACAATGTTACAATCAACTTAAGGAACTTTTATACCAAGGCCTACTTAGGCAGGTCACCAAAAAATGTCCCTAAGTTCTGGCTTTTGTTTCAAGTATCTGTGCCACCTCTGGGATGGAACACATACTTCATTTCTAAAGCATCTGGAAAAGGTAGATATCCAATATTTTCTCCTTCTAGATCATTAGTATTCTTAAATATCATACTATTCTGAAATGTCATttgatgtatatttttatttcataagcAGCTGTTCTCATATTGCCAAGTACACTACTTATCATTGTTTTAAATCTCATCAAACTCAcatgtgaaaagaaaaatagtacaaATTATGGGAGATCATGGCAGAACAAGCTGTAACTGATTTTGTTAACTAATTATATTCTGTATGCATCTACTTTTGCTCCACAGAAAGTAGCAGAAGTGGATATATCACTGTGATGGACAGTCCTCAGAATGAGTCCATTGAAGTTGGACCTGGAAGTTTGAAGATGTCTTTTTCTTCTACCACTGGACAGCTTGAACGGATGTTTGATTCTAAGACAGGGGTAAGCTGCCTCACATTTCCTTTAAGTGTTGAACCAGTGTTTTTTGACAAGATGAACTGGGGGTAAGCAGCACCAGTCCAGTTTGAATGTCCTATGGTTAAgagcatgtgcaatgtctgtgCCTTAGCTTGAATAGTCTCATGGTTGAACCCCACAGGGAGGTCTGGTTCTCAGTTGTTCAATTTAACTGTGAACAGGAATACTACAATCATCCTGTTAAGACCAAATCTTTCTGTTTTTCCACACTTAGTCAATCACAAGCAAACTAttagtttgataaaaaaaaatcccttttaaAGGATTTCAATTTTTACTAGGTTTGTTTCTTgaactcttcttctttttgttggaTGCTATCTTTCAGTCACCCAGAGATattgttggaaaattaaaattggtcAAGTTACAAAATTGAAGTCCCATGGTGAGATGGTGATGTTGATATATAAtaatctaaataattaaaaatcattggtGATGAAATATAACAAACAAATGTCTTTGTATAAAATAGTGTGGAATTGTAACAATTTAATTATACTGGTATTTACTGCTTTTGGAACATAAGAGCCGAAACATCAAGCCCCTCTGATACTTCTTGTGAGTTCTCTGTTCTTTGGTTTGGTTTACTTATATGTGTGATCTATACAGTCTTGTATTTCATGGTTATTGGGCACTTGTATTATAGTCTTACAACCAATGTTTATAGAGAGtggcagttttttttttcctcaatatCCTTGACATGCTGACAAATCATTAATCCTCTATGCATAACTAAaacataggaaaaaaaattaaaaagctactGACAAAATTTGGCATTCAGTTTATAGAAATGTTATGAAGGCTGTTTCAGTTAAACTGGAGAGCATCTCTAATGATTTTGCATTTTACCAGGTTGATTTACCAATACAGCAAAGCTATCTCTGGTATGGTTCAAGTGATGGTGGATTGGATTCCCAGGTACTCAAATGCTGTTCTTGGATTAGGACTGACTGTATAATTGAATCCAAGTTGGTGCAATGGCTTTTGGCTTGTGCTTTATATTCTCTCTTTTGCAGCCTTCTGGTGCATACATTTTCCGGCCTAATGGTGCTCCTCCAACAGTTGTTTCAAGATCAGTAAGCCATctattttgtcttttctttcatttttatttatttatttatttttgctataGTTGTTTACTTTTCAATTAACAACCTTCCATTGAAACTTTGCCCAAAGTTGCAGACAATTTGGCAATGGTATGGTGAACCCTTTTCATAGTTGAAGTACTGGAGCCATAATAAGgtattttcatcttctttgtcAGTAACTAAAATGATTTGTTAAACTTGCAGGTGCCCTTGAAGGTCATGCGTGGGCCACTAGTTGATGAAGTCCATCAACAGTTCAGTCCATGGATCTACCAGGTTGTCATCTTAGCTATGGATTTAGGTCATTGAGGCAAAACTGTTTGCATTATAAGATCCTGAAATTgctaattatttcttttaactaggtttttttttttgtcttagttTCACAATTATATTCATCTACcttgaaaatatgttatttgaatTAGTGGTGATCTTGTCAAGACCTTCCTACAAACACAAACATGTTGTACACATGGTGGGTGTGAACGTGTAGACAGTAAATAACCAAATCACTGAACCTTGAAATGTGTAGCACATATGAACAGTGGACACAACAAGAATATCATGTTTCAATCTGGGAACTTGGGCATTGAACACACCAATACCCGAATCTTGACAAGGTAGCATGGACATTATGTTACATATgcattcacaattttttttttttttttatcgagaATCTAGTTGTGCACATATGGAAGGACCAGAGAGGAGGACAAAAAAGGGCCTTAGTTTGATAGCAGGGATTGcgacaaaaataaaaacctttagAGTGATTAGACTCTGCAGTCAGGGATCTTCTTCACTTATTCATAATTCCATGTGTTATGTAAGGGCTGAATAAGACAATCTTTGACCTTGATCGAGTAttggtaatttttctttttaattcttcttGATTACATtgtcttcctttctttttgacTAGCCTATTTCTGTTGCTTTTCAGGTGACCAGACTTTACAAAGACAAAGATCATGCTGAAGTTGAATTCACTGTGAGCCACCTTACTTGATTACCTTGTACACTTTATGTAAgctgaataaaaaatttaatatctatGTACTTGAACTGAGTAGTTCTGACAAATTTCTGAATTGAAGATTGGTCCGATCCCTGTGGATGATAGTGTTGGAAAAGAGGTCATTACACGAATGACAGCAAATATGGTCACAAACAAGGTGTTTTATACAGATTCTAGCGGAAGGGATTTTCTAAAGCGGGTAACATTCACAAACAATTCTTCTCTTTGAATGTCGAAAGTTTTCCAATTTCTCTTGGTAGCCTGGTATTTATAGTGGATCCATCATCtaacaacttaagcttttaggacAAATTAGTAGTTTAATATAATACTAGAATGTTGATTAACTAGAGGTCTCAAGTTTgcatcttttcttttgtttattcctCTATATGTTTATCTGTAATCCATAAGTGAAATTTGTCTCTCCACTTAGGGGTATTGAGTCTTTGGTTGATTGCTCTGCATTTCACTGTGGGCTGAAACCAAACCAACTACTTGGGATTGGCTAGAACTACTTTTCATTATATGCTCTTTTTGTCTTGTCTTTTTCCCCAGTAATAAGCATAGTTGAACTGGTAGAAATAGCATTCTAACTTtttatagttttgtttttttttttgttttttttttttccaattggtGGGTTTTGATCTAAATCATGGTTAGATGATTTATTTGTTTCCAAAGTCATTTAAATGATTGGGGCTAGA
Coding sequences:
- the LOC117912637 gene encoding alpha-mannosidase, producing the protein MGSAPASAFLCIFVVLCSYVTVNGGYIKYNTGAGIFEGKLNVHLVPHSHDDVGWLKTIDQYYVGSNNSIQGACVENVLDSVVESLLRNQNRKFVFAEMAFFSRWWYEQSEEIQETVGKLVDGGQLEFINGGWCMHDEATVHYIDMIDQTTLGHRLIKKAFNKAPRAGWQIDPFGHSAVQAYLLGAELGFDSVHFARIDYQDRAKRKEDKSLEVIWRGSKTFGSTSQIFTNAFPVHYSPPNGFGFEIDDFSIPVQDNPHLFDYNVEQRVNDFVAAALVQANVTRTDHIMWTMGDDFQYQYAETWFKQMDKLIHYVNKDGRVNALYSTPSMYVDAKHATNEEWPLKTHDYFPYADRINAYWTGYFTSRPALKRYVRMLSGYYLAARQLEFLAGRSLTGPNTFSLGDALGIAQHHDAVTGTAKQHTTNDYAKRLAIGASETEATVNSALSCIASKNSGQCAASTSSFSQCQLLNISFCPPTEEDIPEGKSLVVVAYNPLGWKRTDFVRIPVNDSDFVVQDSTGNTIEAQYLKVDNVTINLRNFYTKAYLGRSPKNVPKFWLLFQVSVPPLGWNTYFISKASGKESSRSGYITVMDSPQNESIEVGPGSLKMSFSSTTGQLERMFDSKTGVDLPIQQSYLWYGSSDGGLDSQPSGAYIFRPNGAPPTVVSRSVPLKVMRGPLVDEVHQQFSPWIYQVTRLYKDKDHAEVEFTIGPIPVDDSVGKEVITRMTANMVTNKVFYTDSSGRDFLKRVRDYREDWSLSVNQPEAGNYYPINLGIFTTDKKSEFSVLVDRATGGSSIKDGQVELMLHRRMIFDDGRGVGEALDETTCVENTCEGLTVRGNYYMSIDLLGDGAQWRRTTGQEIYSPLLLAFTHEKLETWTASHLTKGTVMEPNYSLPLNVAVITLQELDDGSVLLRLAHLYEAGEDAKYSTLAKVELQKMFRGKKIKEIRETNLSTNQEKSEMKTLKWKVEGDNGDETAPLRGGPVDNSTLVVELGPMEIRTFLLEF